One window from the genome of Lachancea thermotolerans CBS 6340 chromosome B complete sequence encodes:
- the SSK1 gene encoding mitogen-activated protein kinase kinase kinase SSK1 (some similarities with uniprot|Q07084 Saccharomyces cerevisiae YLR006C SSK1 Cytoplasmic response regulator part of a two-component signal transducer that mediates osmosensing via a phosphorelay mechanism dephosphorylated form is degraded by the ubiquitin-proteasome system potential Cdc28p substrate), with the protein MAQKVGFRSPVPSPSGLAVQVPHKEIRLKVWVRLDSQKLPPDTINQATAIEFEREDTIDDLKDRIFRRFRDTRWAQENDSFGIAIGCWCECGFGATSAGDLKDLLLQPVPNMASNAAPIDLSHAPPYIRRTSRTCSPHAATLGTPPSYSPHPAHPSYNKLQCSTQSSTPLAQLRLSVGAGNKELGGGMDGCALSPVRLGSARRLSRTATPAVGEVDPDSIPHQSLLEPDELVFNVCKNLFGGVAAQTANDALVVFSNNPDIPLFDETMDGAPMVEDLTDYKLVVDEEQLRKLSHTNDEENIDCPKQAILLLPRGFEGDVNLPSPNVATPSASSPPALEEVSPGAAISPTQRVSPVLMTSAPLVEEEIGLVPPRDPIVQREGSPFILSAMESVTTESITRDKVFPKISVLVVEDNMINQAILSSFLRKHKIHYKVAKNGVEAVDRWKEGGMHLILMDLEMPLLSGIDAAKEIRKLEKQNGIGTGDPLGKHAELKGLTCKAPVIIVALTASNSQTDKTEALLAGCNDYLTKPVNLDWLTRKITEWGCMQALIDFDDWKDNDERLNSCIEQKAKASQKTTSTSNASKSTNLNKRITTS; encoded by the coding sequence ATGGCACAGAAAGTGGGTTTTCGGAGCCCGGTTCCAAGCCCATCGGGCTTGGCAGTTCAGGTTCCCCATAAAGAGATTCGTCTCAAAGTGTGGGTGCGGCTGGACTCGCAGAAACTCCCTCCAGATACTATAAACCAGGCTACTGCAATCGAGTTCGAGCGAGAAGACACAATAGACGACTTGAAAGACCGGATCTTCAGGAGGTTTCGTGACACGCGCTGggctcaagaaaacgaTAGTTTTGGGATCGCAATAGGGTGCTGGTGCGAGTGTGGGTTCGGAGCCACCAGCGCGGGCGACTTGAAAgatctgctgctgcagccGGTGCCAAACATGGCCAGTAACGCTGCGCCGATAGATCTCAGCCACGCGCCACCATATATACGGCGCACCTCACGAACGTGCAGTCCACATGCCGCAACCTTGGGTACGCCTCCATCGTACTCTCCGCACCCGGCGCATCCCTCATACAACAAACTGCAGTGCAGCACACAGAGCTCGACGCCGCTGGCACAGTTGCGCCTAAGCGTGGGAGCGGGAAATAAGGAGCTTGGGGGTGGTATGGACGGGTGCGCGCTGTCACCCGTACGACTGGGGTCTGCAAGAAGACTGTCGCGCACTGCAACCCCCGCGGTAGGCGAAGTGGATCCTGACAGTATTCCTCACCAGTCACTGCTGGAGCCCGATGAGCTTGTGTTCAATGTTTGTAAGAACCTCTTTGGTGGCGTGGCAGCGCAAACTGCTAACGACGCGCTGGtagttttttcaaacaatCCTGACATACCTCTGTTCGATGAAACTATGGACGGTGCGCCAATGGTAGAGGACCTTACCGACTACAAGCTGGTGGTTGACGAGGAGCAGCTTCGCAAACTGAGCCACACAAACGACGAGGAAAATATAGACTGCCCCAAGCAAGCGATCCTTTTACTGCCTCGTGGTTTTGAAGGCGACGTAAATCTACCTTCTCCCAATGTTGCAACTCCTAGCGCTTCATCGCCGCCGGCTTTAGAAGAGGTCTCGCCTGGCGCCGCTATATCACCCACACAGCGAGTATCGCCGGTATTGATGACGTCTGCGCCGCTGGTCGAGGAGGAGATTGGGCTGGTACCGCCTCGGGACCCTATAGTACAACGTGAGGGCTCTCCCTTTATATTGAGCGCGATGGAGTCAGTTACTACCGAGTCTATAACAAGGGACAAAGTGTTTCCTAAGATTAGCGTTTTGGTCGTGGAGGATAATATGATTAATCAAGCTATCCTGTCGTCCTTTCTGCGAAAGCACAAAATACACTACAAGGTGGCAAAAAACGGTGTGGAGGCTGTCGATCGATGGAAGGAAGGGGGTATGCACCTCATCCTCATGGATCTGGAAATGCCGCTACTTTCCGGTATTGACGCCGCGAAAGAGATTCGAAAGTTGGAGAAACAGAATGGAATTGGTACTGGAGACCCTCTTGGGAAGCACGCGGAACTGAAGGGCCTTACGTGCAAAGCGCCTGTCATTATTGTGGCGCTTACCGCGTCCAACTCTCAAACTGACAAAACGGAAGCCCTCTTAGCAGGATGTAACGATTATTTGACAAAGCCTGTAAACCTTGACTGGCTAACCCGCAAAATAACAGAATGGGGATGTATGCAAGCCCttattgattttgatgattgGAAGGACAACGATGAGAGGCTCAACTCCTGCATCGAACAGAAAGCGAAAGCGTCTCAAAAAACAACATCGACATCAAACGCTTCAAAATCGACGAACCTCAACAAGAGAATAACAACCAGCTAG
- the APL1 gene encoding Apl1p (similar to uniprot|P27351 Saccharomyces cerevisiae YJR005W APL1 beta-adaptin large subunit of the clathrin-associated protein complex): MSELRLFSKCKAYEIRAELQQTNIKKHRASATKRKDALRKIIANLSMGNFGEMALLFPDVLRFWQVEDDLEVKRICHHYLVAMAPTKSGHFATALSMVLEDFNSGTEAVQILALRTLSSVPLPAYLEEASKCASAVLHQHSEPEALKKAALYALLRLAQLDSERSQLLMGIVGKVLQSAKEKPSVRAHALFVLYQEEESSSETRTMGLGRDLCLSMLELLPRLNEWDNGRVLDALTANYVPQTHDDAHFMIDKALPQLQHANTSVVLNALKLIVFLTNYVDRLSESIVKQLSSSVISLLNKPPELQFLVLRNVILLLLGREKPLLKVDVPYFFVEFNDPIYIKDTKLEILYLLAKEDNLAQIFQELKEYATDIDIQMSRKAIRAVGNLAVKLKNSVDECINLLLDLLDFEVEYIVQEIISVFKNVLRRYPEKSKLCLYKLVRFTDSVQEPESRSSMIWIITQYSSQLPNYFELFEGFSNNFLEESLEVQFTILSSTVKLFTRHPTPATEKLCINILKSSTEKLDNPDLRDRAFMYWRLLSCTQKSGGNILTMDAVREVVDGNLPLITLNSRLDPHVIEELELSIGTIVSIYLKPVNQVFRLNKPRVLPKSPALNSDKDNLEIIADDTRSHSSSFTDDSSLASRRQSSSPVKKMDDYDRPAEVVNQLKLKRKTSSATSLLSRKPSVLGRKLSMKRPFG, encoded by the coding sequence ATGTCCGAACTGCGGCTGTTCTCGAAATGCAAAGCGTATGAGATTCGAGCGGAATTGCAGCAAACCAACATAAAGAAGCATCGAGCCTCGGCAACGAAGCGAAAAGATGCTCTAAGGAAGATCATAGCCAACCTTTCCATGGGTAACTTCGGCGAAATGGCCTTGCTTTTCCCTGATGTCCTCCGCTTCTGGCAGGTCGAAGACGATTTAGAAGTCAAGCGTATTTGCCACCACTACTTAGTTGCGATGGCTCCGACGAAGTCCGGGCACTTTGCAACAGCGTTGTCTATggttttggaagatttCAATTCCGGCACCGAAGCAGTGCAGATCCTTGCCTTGCGTACGCTGTCTTCGGTGCCCCTTCCCGCCTATCTCGAAGAGGCCTCCAAATGCGCGAGTGCCGTATTGCATCAACACTCAGAGCCTGAGGCCTTAAAGAAGGCAGCACTCTACGCATTGTTAAGGCTCGCGCAACTGGATTCTGAGCGCTCACAATTGCTCATGGGCATTGTAGGCAAGGTGCTTCAAAGCGCAAAGGAAAAGCCTTCAGTGCGGGCTCACGCTTTGTTCGTGCTCTATCAAGAGGAGGAGAGCAGCAGTGAGACAAGAACTATGGGCCTTGGTCGCGACTTGTGCCTCTCTATGCTGGAGTTGCTACCGAGGCTCAACGAATGGGATAATGGGCGGGTTTTGGACGCTCTCACAGCCAACTACGTGCCGCAAACTCACGATGACGCGCATTTTATGATAGACAAAGCGCTACCTCAGCTTCAGCATGCTAACACGTCTGTGGTTTTGAATGCTCTTAAGCTTATCGTCTTTTTAACGAACTACGTTGACCGCTTGAGTGAAAGCATTGTGAAGCAACTTTCCAGTTCTGTTATAAGTCTTTTGAATAAACCACCGGAGTTGCAGTTTTTAGTGCTCCGTAATGTCATTCTGTTGTTACTTGGTAGAGAGAAACCTTTGCTAAAAGTTGACGTTCCATacttttttgttgagttcAATGACCCTATCTACATCAAAGACACCAAGCTCGAGATTCTGTACCTGCTTGCCAAGGAAGATAACTTGGCTcagatttttcaagaacttaaGGAATATGCGACTGATATTGATATTCAGATGTCTCGCAAAGCCATCCGTGCCGTTGGAAACCTGGCTgtaaagctcaaaaactccgTCGACGAGTGCATCAATCTCTTACTGGATCTCCTCGACTTTGAAGTTGAGTATATTGTGCAAGAAATTATCTCTGTGTTCAAAAACGTCTTAAGAAGATACCCCGAAAagtcaaagctttgtttatATAAGCTTGTGCGTTTTACAGACTCCGTCCAGGAGCCGGAATCACGTAGCTCAATGATTTGGATCATCACCCAGTACTCGTCTCAACTTCCAAACTATTTTGAATTATTTGAAGGATTCAGCAACAACTTTCTTGAGGAATCACTGGAGGTTCAGTTTACAATACTAAGTTCAACAGTTAAACTTTTCACCAGGCATCCTACGCCAGCGACGGAGAAGCTGTgcatcaacattttgaaatcatcaactGAAAAGTTAGATAATCCTGATTTAAGAGACCGTGCGTTCATGTATTGGAGATTATTGTCCTGTACACAAAAGTCTGGAGGAAATATTCTAACCATGGACGCGGTTAGAGAGGTGGTTGACGGGAACTTACCTCTAATCACTCTTAACTCCCGTTTGGATCCACATGTTATTGAAGAATTAGAGCTCAGCATTGGCACTATTGTTTCCATCTACCTAAAGCCCGTCAACCAAGTTTTCAGGCTAAATAAGCCAAGGGTTCTGCCGAAAAGCCCCGCCCTAAACTCAGATAAAGACAACCTGGAAATTATAGCTGATGACACTCGGAGTCACTCTTCGAGCTTTACCGATGATAGCTCGTTGGCATCTCGCAGGCAGTCCTCTTCTCctgtcaaaaaaatggaTGATTATGACAGGCCAGCAGAGGTCGTGAAccagctgaagctgaaaagaaaaaccaGTAGCGCCACTTCTCTTTTGTCCAGAAAACCATCCGTACTTGGAAGAAAGCTATCTATGAAAAGACCATTTGGTTGA